In Falco biarmicus isolate bFalBia1 chromosome 7, bFalBia1.pri, whole genome shotgun sequence, a single window of DNA contains:
- the ACYP1 gene encoding acylphosphatase-1, translated as MAEGEGLLSVDYEVYGKVQGVFFRKYTQGEAKRLGLVGWVQNTSHGTVQGQIQGPTARVRELQEWLRKIGSPQSRISRAEFSNEKKITELEHQDFQILK; from the exons ATGGCGGAGGGCGAGGGCCTGCTTTCCGTGGACTACGAGGTGTACGGCAAGGTGCAGGGCGTCTTCTTCCGCAAGTACACCCAG GGGGAGGCTAAGAGGCTAGGACTCGTTGGTTGGGTCCAAAATACTAGCCACGGCACCGTGCAAGGACAAATTCAGGGTCCAACAGCCAGGGTGCGGGAGCTGCAGGAATGGCTCAGGAAGATAGGAAGCCCCCAGTCCCGCATCAGCCGAGCCGAGTTCAGCAATGAGAAGAAGATCACGGAGTTGGAACACCAAGACTTCcagattttgaaataa
- the ZC2HC1C gene encoding zinc finger C2HC domain-containing protein 1C, producing the protein MAWFPPVRSVMAAPKLVPCSQLAYQNNFQHKLLSDKEESLKDHYAQKSQSYSLSPESSQYSSGYGGFCSNGLQGKYLTSQAKTLPAISVAGRKEGVDRAYPLKPVLHYWNVSGPVVNTAQLRSSPYMEEAPNSRLNSMRKGQLPAGRFPLATVFSPWTEEPKQSASHLYRSKQAYILKLEEDGWKMEQEIRKQEALLREKLSRTKEELRRIQREKELVKAEERRGREAERTHEEKAARHPEERTFRVAVRPGDGVFGGVQSAEATVPKPGTARHSQELAMRKLKKEQLVASNSRIRDHVPQELSASSSELAAEGSSCPATHSVQGSGDHPFAEAPCMQAASDEEQQELGECSFCGRKFFLRRLEKHMSICSKIQHSKKKVFDSSKVQARGTELEQFQQWKSSERPQRKPPRRNNWRQKHDYLMQTLQQARQVQQIVSQGGKAPAPPSLPPIENSDYVACPYCTRRFSPQAAERHIPKCKTIKNRPPPPPQRKCC; encoded by the exons ATGGCTTGGTTTCCGCCAGTGCGTTCTGTGATGGCAGCTCCTAAGCTTGTTCCCTGTTCCCAGCTGGCATACCAGAACAACTTTCAGCATAAACTCCTATCCGATAAAGAGGAAAGTTTAAAGGATCACTATGCCCAAAAGAGCCAAAGCTATTCTCTTTCTCCGGAAAGTAGTCAATACAGCTCTGGGTATGGAGGCTTCTGTTCTAATGGGCTGCAGGGCAAGTACCTTACCAGCCAGGCCAAGACTCTGCCAGCTATATCAGTAGCCGGACGGAAAGAAGGAGTGGACCGTGCATATCCTTTGAAGCCAGTTCTTCACTACTGGAATGTGAGTGGTCCAGTGGTcaacacagcacagctcaggagTTCCCCATACATGGAGGAAGCTCCAAATAGTAGGCTTAACTCAATGAGAAAAGGGCAGCTTCCAGCAGGGAGGTTTCCGCTAGCTACAGTGTTCTCTCCTTGGACAGAAGAACCTAAACAGTCAGCCTCCCACCTATACAGGAGCAAGCAGGCCTACATCCTAAAGTTGGAGGAAGATGGATGGAAAATGGAACAGGAAATTCGAAAGCAAGAGGCCCTCCTTAGAGAGAAGCTGAGTAGAACAAAGGAGGAGCTTAGGAGGAttcagagagagaaggagcttgtcaaagcagaggagagaagaggcagagaagcagagaggacccatgaggaaaaggctgcaaGGCACCCTGAGGAGAGAACGTTCAGAGTTGCAGTCAGGCCAGGTGATGGGGTCTTCGGTGGGGTGCAGTCCGCAGAGGCCACTGTCCCCAAGCCTGGCACTGCCCGCCACTCCCAAGAACTGGCTATGAGGAAACTCAAGAAGGAACAGCTGGTGGCCAGCAACAGCAGAATTCGAGACCACGTACCCCAGGAGCTTTCAGCCTCTTCTTCAGAGCTGGCCGCAGAAGGTAGCTCTTGTCCTGCCACCCATTCAGTCCAAGGTTCTGGTGACCACCCGTTTGCAGAGGCGCCATGCATGCAGGCTGCCAGtgatgaggagcagcaggagcttgGAGAGTGCAGCTTCTGCGGACGTAAGTTTTTCCTTAGAAGGCTTGAGAAGCATATGAGTATCTGCAGCAAGATCCAACACTCCAAGAAGAAAGTGTTTGACTCGAGCAAAGTCCAAGCTAGGGGCACAGAACTGGAACAGTTTCAGCAGTGGAAGAGCTCAGAGAGGCCTCAG aggAAGCCACCCAGAAGGAACAACTGGAGACAGAAGCATGATTATTTAATGCAGACCCTGCAGCAGGCCCGTCAGGTTCAGCAAATCGTCTCCCAGGGAGGAAAGGCACCTGCCCCGCCCTCATTGCCTCCCATCGAAAACTCAGACTACGTTGCCTGCCCCTACTGCACCCGCCGATTTTCTCCCCAAGCAGCTGAGAGACATATTCCCAAATGCAAAACCATCAAGAACAggcccccacccccaccacagAGGAAGTGCTGTTGA